The Lolium perenne isolate Kyuss_39 chromosome 6, Kyuss_2.0, whole genome shotgun sequence genome segment ACCACTCACTTAAAtaggatttttttttttcatCGGATTGTTTCCCGTAAATAGAATTGAATGTATAGAATATATTTTTACTCATATATTCACCAACATAGTATTTATGTTACAAATATCAAATATAAATACATTGCAGTATTATGTCTGATTCACATAATACAATATACATGGTCTGATagacttttattctacatagtcTGATAGACTTTATTCTACGTATTGTTATACAATATAACAGTTTGTAGTAATTTAATGGCTAAATGACATCAAGTGTTTATGGAGTTTAATTGAGGTCTCCAAAAACATCTTGGGTGTAGTCCACAAGCATGTCTTCATCGAGGATGATATCGTCTTTTGGCTCGAATTCTTCAATAGAACTTTGAGATGGACCAACTTGAGAGTTGTCTTGTATGTCGTTGAAGTGAGCTTCAGCTTTGTTTCCATGAACTTGTTTGACTTCTTTGCCATACTTCATGTATAGTTCCACGAGGTGGTCGGGCATACTGCATTCATTAGTACGATGATTCGTACATCCACACATTTGACAAGTTTGAGAGTTGTCATTTTGGTTATTTTTATTAAATTGACCATTCCCCTTAGATGGACCGTTGGTCTTTTGACCATTGTTCGGTTTCCACTTTCCCTTGAATTTTCGGAAGTTCCGTTTACGGTTTCCAAATTTACTAGTAAAATGAGCATTAGCATGTGCTTCAGGGATTGGCATGGCGCCCGTTGGGCGAGCATTGTGATTTTCCATGAGAAGTTCATCATGCTTCTCAGCCTGAAGTAATGTGTATATAAGCTCAGAATACTTTGTGTATTTCTGTTGACGATACTGCTGTTGCAATATCCTCATCGAGGGGTGGAAAGTGCATAAGGTTTTCTCTATTAAGTCCTCGTCTGAAACTTGCTTATTGCAAAATCTCAGTTTGGAATTAATCTTATGCACTGCAGAATTATATGCAGCCACAGACTTAAAGTCCTGGAACCTTATGAGAGACCATTCTCTCTGGGCTTCCGGCAACATTACTGCTCTTTGTTGGTCATATCTCTCCTTTAGGGAGTTCCATAAAGCTAGTGGGTCCTCTTCCATCAGATATTCAGTTTTTAAATCAGGATGGAGGTGGTGCCTTATGAAATGCAATGCCACATACTTTACCACTTGTGGTATTTCTGGAGCATTTTCAGGGAGTGTGGCAATGCAAGGGCCAAGGTTACGTCCAGTCAAATTTATTTTCATATCCATGGCCCATGATAGATAGTTACTTCCATCAACTTGTAGTTCTTCGAATTCTTTCTTATTGATGCCAGCCATTTTTCCTGCATGTATAATCATGCATTTTATTAATTTTACTTGATAGTAAAATTATTTTGGTAAACAAAAATTTTGTTCTAGAGGAACAATTTTAAGCTGATGCTTTTCGAACCAAATATGTGTAGATCTTCGAATTTGAAGTTAACACATTGTAGATAATCTCCATTTTATGGAGTACATCTCTCAGTACTAGGAAGCATAATCTGACGTATGTCAGTAGACGCCCATCTAGCACCCTGTGTTATACTTTGACTGTAATATATTTGGAAGAGCACTTTGGAGATAATCATTCATTGTAACGACAAATGAATATACCTCACAGTAATGGATAATCTGTATTTGTACAGTAGATGCCATTACCTTGTGATTCGCAAATATGATTCGAGATAGTCACATTTTTATCTCTTAATGAGAAATTTGCACGAAATTTAAATTTCAAATGCAAAAATAAAATTATTGTACCAAATAGACATGTTAGAATATGCTACAGGCACATATATAAATAACATGTCATATTTCTTATTCGAGTAGACATGAGGTCTAGAATATAAATTTTGCAGTACGATAGACGAACTGAGGTTCCTAAAGTATTGCACACGGATACAGATACAGTGGCAGATCTGCAGCTTCCTACAAATATACAGGCTACTGCTAAAACGCCTAACCAATAACATGTTATTTATTTAATATTAGCATGACACGTAAGGCCTTTTGCCCCACAAGCCTGTGTCAGCACCGCTTGGAGTCTTGGACCAGCAGGTCAAAGGGGATCGTGACTCGTGAGGAGTGGATAACGAATCAGTTCGAGCGTCTCCTCCTACCACTGCTCCCCTGCTCCATGCCGGTGCCTACGGGCAGTGCCATCAGCGGCGGCTGGCCCCTCCATGGAAGAAGAGGGGCGCCTAGTGGTGGCCTCGTCGAGGCGGAACTCCACGGCGCCGGTGAGGCCGAGGGCCTCTGGTGCCCAAGTGCCCGCGCGGATGCCATTTGGGCGGGCCGCCATGGTCGAtgcgaggcggcggaggagcacgcGGGCTTCTGACGAGGGCGTCAGGAGTGCGAGGGATGGCGCCTCGTCTtcgttcttctcctcctccatcaCCGGTGCGGGGAGGTCGAGGTCGGGGAGAGCCCGAGGGGCGCGTGCGGGAGCCGCGGCGactacctccttcttcttcaccaGTGGCGGGTGCGCGTCCACGAGAGCCGCAGCCGACGACGAGGAGAACTCCAGCACAGGCACTGGTTCATAGCCCGGCGGAGCGAAGTGCTGCATGTCCTCGTCAGATGGCGTCGGGGACGGGAGGCACGGTCCGAAGCCGTGGCGCATGCAATAGTACATCGTCGGAGGTGAtgccggtggtggcggtggtgccaGGAGTTCCTCGTCGCCGAAGTCGCGCTCGGGGTCGTCCACGAGCCAACCGGCGCTTGGTCCGCCCAGCAGCCACTCCATGGGCGGGACGGCGAACTCCGGCGGCACCGGAATCAGTTCGTCGGCGTCCGCGCTGATATTTGAGGCTGAGGCCTCGTCTTCATACACTGCGTCCACCACTTCTTCCGCGGCGACCTCCGGCGCTGCGACGACGGCCGGCTCTGCAGCGGCCACCGGGGTTTGTTCCCGGCGCACAACAGCCGTGGTGCTTGGCCCCGGTGCTccaggggagcggtggcgctgcaGCGAGCGGTTGCCATGACGGTTGTGCTGCTGGGGCGCCCAGCGGTTGCCACGAACGCGGCGGCGGAGGCCACCGCCAGGGCCGAAGCGGCGACGGGACGCCCAGCGGTTgccgtggtggtggcggcggaggcCACCGTTCCACTCCGGGCGACGCTGATGGCGACGGTCGGAGTTCCAACGGCGAGCGGCAGCGCGAGTGAAAGTCCGGCGGGGATAGCCGGAGCGACGGTGTTCCCTAGCCACAAATTGAGCGAAGGAAAAAGCAAGTTGCGGCAGGGAAGCCATCTTTACTCACCTTTCTCTGTTCTTCTACTGTTGCCTATTGCTTTGGCAGAGACAAGTGCATGATAACGTGTGAAGAAACGAGAGAAGTGAGAGAGGGTGAAGTGAAAATGGATGCTTTATTGATTGTGACTGCAGGCTATATATACTAGCCGAACAGACGTGGTACATATGTCGGTTTACATCTTTCCGTCGCTTCGGAAGAGTCACAGCGACGGTTCGCTATAGACAGCATTTGGACAACACGAGATTCTAACTGCTAGGCAGAATATTCCATAGAATATTCCTATACAATTATAACTGCCTAATTAGCCTGATACTAACGCTAATAACAGTTCCTAACAACATTCATCGATTTCAACTATTGGCTTAGTAATAGACTGTAGGAAAGCTTTGGCTTTGTCCTGGTTGTGGTAGCAATTTGCCCATCAGGGTGGATCAAAGAAGAGTTTGCTGAGAAGTAAAAAGAAGAAATGAAGGTAGGATGAATAATACGAAACTGTCGACATATCCAATACTTATCACTCATAAGCAAGGCTGCGAAGAGGGCTGTCAAGTGCGTCGGATATAGGGAATTGCATAGATAAATAGAGTTCCCGTCCGTAGTGACCTGGACATGAGATTAGGGCGAGACGAGCGCAGTCAAAAGTAAAGAAAACGCACCTTCAAACAAAGAGTTCAACCTTGAATTGCACACAGAAGGATCCTTTGCCCTCATCTACCCATAAACCTTTGACGCTTCGTCTCTGTCAATCGCGACTGATTAAATATAGGTCGGTCGAACAAACTGAAAGTTACCAAAATAATAAGAAATTTTTCAGTCAGAACTTTTGTCTTGTAGATTATGTGCCAACGCTGTATGAAGTTTAAACCTTATTGGCGTTTTGAGTATAACAGGATTTTCATTCGGTTAAGTTTGCTATTTTCTTATGGCCACGCACCAGAATCTCTACAGTCCAGTTGGATTGAACCAGCAATAGCATATGAAGGCAACTCAAAATGAGGCAGCCAATTTTGCTGAGCCCACTtcaaaccaaaccaaaccaagAGGTTTTGAAAAATAATCTCAGGAAGAACTACTGAAAAACAATGTCTGCATTCCATACATTCACTCCAGAGGTAGCAGTGACTATTCCTGCTGAATGTTAAGGCGGCAGAGCAGCAAGTTAATCCACAAGCTCCAGTAGCTAGTTAGTCCTTGCTGATGCCCTACAAAGGCTCATACTGCAAATACTGTTTCACTCTTGACATTCATTCTACCATGGCATCAGCCTTCTCCTTCGTTGGAGGGATTGGCATTTTTAGCTTTCTTTCTACCTGCGGAATGAATCAATATAGCTTGAGTGAATCTTTCAACCGGGTAAACATGGAAAAACCAATTCGAAGATAGAAAATGGGAGCAACATGTTTGTGTTTGATGTATCAAGTTACTTGAACATCATAGTAACTAACCTTTGccttttagtcttttgatctgtaTCCTTGAGTTTTTCTTCACATTAAACTTAATCTGAGGCTTGTCTTTTCCAGTTTCTGAAGATGCTGTATGTAGAAGTACAACGATAAGCAATAGGAGGATGACCACAtatatttgtctaaatttggatgtatttaTACACTAAATAAATCACGTCTAGGTACATCCAAACTTTAAAAAATCAGCGACATCTTTttggggatggagggagtatatatatACATAAGTTATGGCATCAGAAAGAAGAATgaagtgacaaaacaaatataggCAGAAATGACAACAAACAACCCAGAGACATTGTTACAAAATAAAACAATGGAAGACAACATAATTCCCTCCATAAGCAGCAGATAGATTAAGGTCCATCAGCAATCAAGATTGCTTATCAAAGTGTCCAGGTACAAAACAACAACATCATTATTTTGCAAAAATAAGGACATAATATTAGACCTTCCAAAATAAAAAGGGGGACATGAGTAGCCCAACTAAACTAGTCGGAACCTACATGACATGTTATGCAGCCCTACCATAACAAAAATCTATGAAGAGTAAATACAGGCttttcttcacaaatgatgaatACAATCTTCAGCGAAGAAAATGAACGTGCTAAAAGTCCGTACACGAGTACATACATCTGAACAAACATGCATAAATTCATCACAGCCATCTAGGCACTAGCACAAATTAGACTATGAATATAGATCGGTACTTTTCCATCACTAACTCTTATTTTTTGGGAGCATTTCATCACACCAGTTAAGGCATCTTCCTTGCTTTGCTTACAGAATAAAAATAGCCATGCATAACTATCAAGATAATTCATGAAATCAAGAAACAATTAGTGAAGCCCCCACTCCTATGGAATAAATACAATCTTGGCATTACCAGGATAATCACGTGAGGCGTGATGATACAGAGCACTAATCTTTTAGCAACAGAAGGTTAACAATTGGTATGTAAAAACAATAAATAGCAAATGGAACTTGTGCTATACACCAGTTGGTATAGATTGGCCTCACTACACTTAAGCTGTCCAGAATGTTTTAGACTCTTAAATGTTATTCTGATATTTTGTCTGCATAGAATCTTAGATATATTTTCTTTGCTTGACTTGAAATTGGATTAACCGATACAAATTGCTTGGGGACATATTTCATGCTGAAATATAGAATGCATTGTTCCTAGCTCGATTGTACGATGAACAGGCTCAATTGCACCATGAACTGCCCAATTGAAGTTAACAGAAACGCACAACTCTTAGCTCACCTACAAATTCTAGATAACTCAAGTTAAATAACCAACGACCATGGGCCAATCCTCACGAATGATTAGTACACTGAACTCTCGTGCAAACTACCTAAGACAGACAAATAAACAACTGCCTAATTTCCCCCACACCAGGCTCGAACAATCAAGCAAACCAAGAAGCCGTACCTTCAGCAGACACCATGTCGACGTCCCCCATGTTGTTCTCCAGAGCCTTCACCAACGCAGCCTCCTTCTGGTCCTGCACCCGCCGCAGCCAAGCCCCCACCAAACAAGCATCAGAGAGCCATCAGTACAACAATCACTAGGACGGGGAGGCGGCAGGAAATCAAACCCTACCCGTTTGTCGCGGCGCTGGAGCTTGCGCTTGCGCTTGCCCGAGATGACGTGGTGGTCGGTGCGCTGCTTGAGCTTTCCGGAGTTGGGGTCCCCATGGGCGCGGCGCTTGCGGTCCTGGCTGTGCTCGCGCTTGTTCTTCGTCACCACGTTGTACTTGGCCATGGCGGCGGGTGGGTCTGGGCCGCCGCGGAAGAGGGAGGGGGAAAGAGGAAGCCGACCGAACCCTTCCGCTCCGGCCTTTAACCCTTCTCTACCGCCTGGAGATTCGTGCAGGTACGGATGGCCACTCGGCCCGAACGATTTTCTCCACCGCTTCGGGCCTGAATGGTTGTTTGCATAGATGCCGTTGGGTAAATGCAATCTCTAATTTATGTTGTGTATAAGTTGTTTGGTTGCAAATAATTTCTACTTGCATAATTGTGAAGCAAAGTCTCTAGCATTTGGTTGCTCATAAATTGCGTTTCAGCAAATGCAACGGTCTTGTGGTTATATCTAGCTTGCCGAATACGATCATCTCCTACCTTCCTCGGTGAGCTTACCCAGTTCACCGTATATGTCCACAAGTTGTTCCGCGAAATAGGAAATAACATGATAAC includes the following:
- the LOC127307206 gene encoding uncharacterized protein; this encodes MAKYNVVTKNKREHSQDRKRRAHGDPNSGKLKQRTDHHVISGKRKRKLQRRDKRDQKEAALVKALENNMGDVDMVSAEASSETGKDKPQIKFNVKKNSRIQIKRLKGKGRKKAKNANPSNEGEG
- the LOC139832810 gene encoding uncharacterized protein, producing MIIHAGKMAGINKKEFEELQVDGSNYLSWAMDMKINLTGRNLGPCIATLPENAPEIPQVVKYVALHFIRHHLHPDLKTEYLMEEDPLALWNSLKERYDQQRAVMLPEAQREWSLIRFQDFKSVAAYNSAVHKINSKLRFCNKQVSDEDLIEKTLCTFHPSMRILQQQYRQQKYTKYSELIYTLLQAEKHDELLMENHNARPTGAMPIPEAHANAHFTSKFGNRKRNFRKFKGKWKPNNGQKTNGPSKGNGQFNKNNQNDNSQTCQMCGCTNHRTNECSMPDHLVELYMKYGKEVKQVHGNKAEAHFNDIQDNSQVGPSQSSIEEFEPKDDIILDEDMLVDYTQDVFGDLN